The following are from one region of the Primulina eburnea isolate SZY01 chromosome 17, ASM2296580v1, whole genome shotgun sequence genome:
- the LOC140818733 gene encoding 1-aminocyclopropane-1-carboxylate synthase 7-like, with the protein MGIETGLSKVAESETHGENSPYFAGWKAYDEDPYDELCNPSGVIQMGLAENQVSFDLLEQYLETHQESPTIGRSKASGFRENALFQDYHGLKSFRKAMASFMEEIRGGRAKFNPDRVVLTAGATAANELLTFILADPRDALLVPTPYYPGFDRDLRWRTGVNIVPVSCDSSNNFEITPEALESAYNEAESRNIKVKGVLITNPSNPLGATIKRRILEQILEFVTRKNIHLVSDEIYSGSAFSSDEFVSIAEVLESRSYKDSERVHIVYSLSKDLGLPGFRVGTIYSYNDKVMLTARRMSSFTLISSQTQQLLASMLSDKKFTEHYVKTNRERLKRRHGMIVSGLKNAGIECLKGNAGLFCWMNLRPFLEEDTKEQELELWDLILHEVKLNISPGSSCHCSEPGWFRVCFANMSEQTLDVALRRIKDFVERRKGRNNGFCSK; encoded by the exons ATGGGAATTGAGACAGGTTTATCAAAAGTAGCAGAATCAGAAACTCATGGTGAGAATTCACCATATTTTGCTGGATGGAAAGCGTATGATGAAGACCCTTATGATGAATTATGCAATCCCTCTGGAGTTATACAAATGGGACTTGCAGAAAATCAA GTTTCATTTGATTTGTTGGAGCAATACCTGGAAACACACCAGGAGTCGCCAACTATTGGTAGGAGCAAAGCTTCTGGATTCAGAGAAAATGCTCTATTTCAAGATTATCATGGACTAAAATCTTTCAGAAAG GCAATGGCAAGTTTTATGGAAGAAATAAGAGGGGGAAGAGCCAAATTCAACCCTGATAGAGTTGTTCTAACAGCTGGTGCAACTGCAGCCAATGAGTTATTGACTTTCATTTTGGCTGATCCTCGCGATGCCTTGCTTGTTCCTACTCCATACTATCCCGG GTTTGACAGAGACTTGAGGTGGAGAACTGGAGTAAACATCGTACCAGTTTCCTGCGACAGCTCAAACAATTTCGAGATCACCCCTGAGGCTTTGGAATCAGCATACAACGAAGCTGAATCCAGGAACATTAAAGTCAAAGGAGTTCTCATCACAAATCCATCGAACCCTTTAGGCGCGACGATCAAACGGCGAATTCTTGAACAAATTCTTGAATTCGTGACCCGTAAGAACATCCATCTCGTGTCCGATGAGATCTACTCGGGATCGGCGTTCTCTTCGGATGAATTTGTCAGCATTGCTGAAGTTCTTGAATCCAGAAGCTACAAAGATTCGGAAAGGGTTCACATTGTTTACAGCCTTTCCAAAGATCTAGGGCTTCCAGGGTTCCGAGTGGGGACTATATATTCATACAATGATAAAGTGATGTTAACTGCAAGAAGGATGTCGAGTTTCACCTTGATTTCCTCACAAACTCAACAGCTTTTGGCCTCGATGCTTTCTGATAAGAAATTCACGGAACATTACGTCAAAACTAATAGAGAAAGGTTGAAAAGGAGGCACGGGATGATCGTTTCCGGGTTGAAAAACGCCGGTATCGAGTGCTTGAAAGGGAATGCCGGACTGTTCTGTTGGATGAATTTGAGGCCATTTTTGGAGGAGGATACGAAGGAACAAGAATTGGAATTGTGGGATTTAATTTTGCATGAAGTTAAACTAAACATTTCTCCGGGATCTTCTTGCCATTGCTCCGAGCCGGGGTGGTTTAGGGTTTGCTTTGCGAATATGAGTGAACAGACACTGGATGTTGCACTCAGAAGAATAAAAGATTTTGTGGAAAGAAGAAAAGGGAGGAACAATGGATTTTGctcaaaatga